In the Synergistaceae bacterium genome, one interval contains:
- a CDS encoding ABC transporter ATP-binding protein, translating into MTLRALDDVSFSVKAGEFVCVMGPSGSGKSTMMNILGCLDVPSQGRYILDGVDIKKQNRSELARIRNRKLGFVFQGFNLLPRANAIENVELPLLYRNIPSRERHKAALAALERVGLGNRASHKPNQMSGGQQQRVAIARALVGKASVILADEPTGNLDTKTSEEIMRLFSDLNQEGITVVLVTHEPDIALWGSRTLRFLDGRLVADEKSVESN; encoded by the coding sequence ATGACCCTGCGGGCTTTGGATGATGTGTCTTTTTCCGTGAAGGCGGGAGAGTTCGTTTGTGTGATGGGACCCTCCGGCTCTGGCAAATCCACCATGATGAACATCCTGGGATGCCTCGACGTTCCCTCCCAGGGACGCTATATTCTGGACGGCGTCGATATCAAAAAACAAAATCGCTCGGAGCTGGCCCGGATACGAAACCGCAAGCTAGGCTTCGTTTTTCAGGGATTCAACCTTTTGCCTCGCGCCAACGCCATCGAAAATGTGGAGCTGCCGCTTCTGTATCGCAACATTCCGTCTCGGGAACGCCACAAGGCCGCTCTTGCCGCCCTTGAACGCGTAGGACTGGGAAACAGAGCGAGTCACAAGCCCAATCAGATGAGCGGGGGCCAGCAACAACGCGTGGCCATCGCTCGAGCGCTGGTAGGCAAGGCTTCGGTTATTTTAGCCGACGAGCCCACGGGAAACCTGGACACGAAAACCAGCGAGGAGATCATGCGCCTTTTTTCGGACCTGAACCAAGAGGGCATTACTGTCGTTCTGGTAACCCACGAGCCAGACATTGCTTTGTGGGGTAGTAGAACTTTGCGATTTCTCGACGGCAGACTTGTTGCCGACGAAAAATCGGTGGAGTCTAATTGA
- a CDS encoding PspA/IM30 family protein, whose translation MGILSRFTDIMSANINSLLSKVEASNADKLLEKYIKDAKDNVAQVKAEATAVIAEETGLARKLADNEAECKKYENYAAAAVKKGNDDDARKFLTHKNHLESERANLSTLYARAKDNSGKMRQLLKKLTDDIYAAESKLGELKRNLAVAQQQEKLNKFDEKFGSSPLSGVDSLFDAVQKRVDAADAAATLDKEFVKGAREVEDLAKKYDAATQEAKVDLVEDQLAALKASLGKQS comes from the coding sequence ATGGGAATATTGAGCAGGTTTACAGACATCATGAGCGCGAACATCAATTCACTTCTTTCCAAAGTGGAGGCGAGCAACGCGGATAAGTTGCTGGAAAAATATATCAAGGACGCGAAGGATAACGTCGCCCAAGTGAAGGCGGAGGCGACCGCGGTGATCGCCGAAGAAACAGGGCTAGCTCGCAAGCTGGCCGACAATGAGGCGGAGTGCAAGAAGTACGAGAACTACGCCGCGGCCGCCGTCAAAAAAGGCAACGACGACGACGCCAGAAAGTTTTTGACTCATAAGAATCATCTGGAATCCGAAAGAGCGAACTTATCCACCCTATACGCTCGTGCCAAAGACAACAGCGGGAAGATGAGGCAACTGCTGAAAAAACTGACTGACGACATCTATGCCGCGGAGAGCAAGCTGGGCGAGCTGAAGCGGAATTTGGCCGTGGCGCAGCAGCAGGAGAAGCTGAACAAATTCGACGAAAAGTTCGGCAGTAGCCCCTTGAGCGGCGTGGACAGCTTGTTCGACGCGGTGCAGAAGCGGGTGGATGCTGCGGACGCCGCCGCGACTCTCGACAAAGAGTTCGTCAAAGGAGCGCGGGAAGTCGAGGATTTAGCGAAAAAATACGACGCGGCCACTCAGGAGGCCAAGGTTGATCTGGTGGAAGACCAGCTCGCCGCGTTGAAAGCCAGCCTCGGAAAACAATCGTAA